In the genome of Candidatus Polarisedimenticolia bacterium, the window ACGCCGTGCCCTCCGCGGGCCTCTTCACCCATGCGCGGATGTCGGTCAGCCAGGGCATGAACCTGAGCCCGGATCGTCTCTGCACGCTGCTCATTCCCGCCGGTTATGCGAGGGTGGAGCACGTCTCCTCGCCCGGCGAGTTCGCCCGGCGCGGGGGCGTGGTCGACGTCTTTCCCCCGCAGGTCGAGGTGCCCTGCCGGCTCGAATTCTACGGAGAGGAAATCGAATCGATACGCGCCTTCAATCCGGAGACGCAGCGCTCGATGGACCGCCTGGAAGCGCTGGAGATCCTTCCGGTGCGGGAGGTTCCGCTGACGCCCTCATCGCTGGGGTCCCTCGAGTCGCGCCTTCGATCCTTCCATTCGGAGGCGGGGGCCGACCAGAGAGAGAAGCTCCTGGAGGAGATCCGTCAGGAGGAGTACTTCCCCGGCATCGAGGCCTTCACCCGGCTGATCGATTCGGAGGCGGTGCCGGCTCCCCGCTTCGCTCCCGAATCGCTCCTGGTGGTCGAGGAGCCGGCCTCGGTCCTCGAGGAGGTCCGCAAAGAGTGGGAGGAGATCCTGTCGCGCTACGAGTTCTCCGAGGCTTTCGGCCTTCCGCCGCCGGGAGAGGTCTTCGTCGACAAGATTCAGGTCGAGAAGATGGTCGAGACGGCGCCCCTGATCCTCTCGGAGCTGCCCTTGACGGAGCGGCCGGAGGCCATGCGGATCTCCTGCCTGCCCGCGCGCCAATATCTGGATCGCCTGCCGGCCCTGGCGACCGACCTCGCCGCGGCGGCGGCCGCCGGGTGGCGGACCCTGCTGCCGGTCGGCAGCCATGGCAGGATGGAGCGCCTGGGCGAGATTCTCCGGGATCTTGGCGAGCCGGCCACGCTCGTCGAGGATCCGCGAGCCGCCGTCCCCGCCGCCGCCTCCCGGCTCATCCTCCCCGGCTCCCTGGACGAAGGGTTCGCCCTTCCCGAGGCGGGACTCCTGGTCGTCGCCGAGCGGGAGGTGTTCGGGGAGATCCACGAGAAGGAGAGCCGCCGCCGGCGGCTCGGCGTCTTCTCCCCCGATTTCCGCGATCTGAAGGTGGGGGACCTGGTGGTCCACGCCGATCACGGCATCGCCCGCTACGCCGGCGTGATCCGGATGGAGGAGAACGGACGGGCGGCCGACTTCATGGAGCTTCATTTCGAAGGGAAAGACAAGCTCTTCGTCCCGGCGGATCGCCTCGACCTGGTCCAAAGGTACAGCGGCGCGGGCGCCCACCACCCGAAGCTCGATCGGCTCGGCGGCGTCACGTGGGAACGGACGAAGCGCAAGGTGCGCCGCGCGATGCGGGACATGGCGGAGGAGCTGCTGCAGCTCTACGCCGCCCGGAAGGCGGCCCCCGGACATGCTTTCGGCCCCGATTCCCCCTGGCAGCGGGAACTCGAGACCTCGTTTCCGTTCGAGGAGACGCCCGACCAGAGGAAAGCGATCGAGGAGGTCAAGGCCGACATGGAGTCGTCCCTGCCCATGGACCGCCTGGTCTGCGGCGACGTCGGCTTCGGCAAGACCGAGGTGGCGCTCCGGGCAGCCTTCAAGGCGGTGATGGAGGGGAAGCAGGTGGCGCTGCTCGTTCCCACCACCGTCCTCGCGACGCAACACCTGAATACTTTCCGCGAACGGTTCGCCGGCTTTCCCGTCCGCGTCGACATGCTCAGCCGGTTCCGAACGCCGATCGAGCAGCGGGCGGTGGCGAACGACCTGGAGGCGGGCAAGGTGGACGTCGTGATCGGAACCCACCGGCTCCTGTCCCGGGACGTCCGGTTCAAGGATCTGGGGCTGCTGGTGGTCGACGAGGAGCAGCGCTTCGGCGTGGCGGCGAAGGAGAGAATCAAGCAGTTCAAGAAGAACGTGGACGTCCTCGCGATGAGCGCCACCCCGATCCCCCGGACGCTGCAGCTTTCCCTCGCGGGCATCCGGGATCTCTCGGTCATCGAGACCCCGCCGCGGAACCGGCTCGCCATCCAGACCCACATCGTGCCGTTCCGCTCGGGGGTGATCGTCACGGCGATTCGCGGGGAGATGAACCGGGGCGGCCAGGTCTATTTCGTCCACAACCGGGTGGAGAGCATCGCGTCGATGGCGGGCCTGCTTCGCAAGGTCGTCCCCGAGGCGAGGATCGCGGTGGCCCACGGCCAGATGGGGGAGCGGGAGCTGGAGCGCACCATGCTCGACTTCCTGCGCGGCGAGAGGGACGTCCTGCTGACGACGACCATCATCGAGAACGGCCTGGACATCCCGCGCGTGAACACGATCCTCGTGAACCGGGCGGATCGTTTCGGCCTGGCGCAGCTCTACCAGCTGCGGGGGCGCGTCGGCCGATCCGATCGCCGCGCCTACGCCTACTTCCTCGTCCCGCCGCGCACCGTCCTCACTCCGGTCGCGCGCAAGCGCCTCAAGGCGCTCCAGGAGTTCAGCGACCTGGGATCCGGCTTCCGGATCGCGGCGATGGACCTCGAAATCCGCGGCGCCGGAAATCTCCTCGGCGCGGAGCAGCACGGGCACATCGCGGCGGTGGGGTTCGACACCTACTGCCGGCTTCTCGAGAGGACGGTCCAGGAGCTGAAGGGCGAGGAAGCCCCGCCCGAGCTCCGCACCTCGTTGAATCTCCGGATCGACGTGCGCCTCCCTGAGGAGTACATTCCGGATTTCAACCAGCGGCTCTCGCTGTACAAATGGATCTCCTCCGCGCAGGACCGCGAGGAGCTGGACCGCATCCGGGGCGAGATGCGCGACCGCTATGGAATGATCCCCGCCCAGGGCGAGAACCTCTTCTCGCTGGCCGAGCTCCGCCTCCTGGCGGAGAAGCTGCGCATCGCCGGCGTCGACTACTCGGGCGACAAGGTCTCGGTCCGGTTCGCTCCGGACTCGCCGGTTTCCCCGCAGCGTCTCATCGACGCGGTTTCGTTGTCGCGCGGCGCGGTCCTCACCCCCGAAGGGGTGATGAGGATTCCGGTCGGGAGCCGGGAGGATCAGCGCGTCGAAGGGGTCCGCGCGTTGTTGAAGGCCCTGCTTTGATGTGCTACAGTCTGCTAAAGACGCTTTCCCGCGGCACCTTTCGGCGTCCGGGTCTTCTGATCCTCGGGATCCTTTCGAAAATGAGACCGGAATTCCCCCGCGTTTTCCCGGCCGCGGCGCTTGCGGCGGGGTTGATTCTCTCCGGCGGCTGCTCGTCGTCTCCCGGCGCGGGCGGCGCCGCCGCTCCGGCCGTCTCGATCAACGACCAGGAGATCCCGTACGCCGATTTCGAGGCCTACCTGAAGGCGAACTTCGGGGAGGACCTCCCTCCCCGGGACGAGGCCGAGACACGCAGCCGCCTTCTCGATCAGTTCATCGAAGAGCGCCTCTTGCTCCAGCTCGCGGAGAAACGCAAGATCGAGATCCCCGACGAGAAGGTGACCGCCTATCTGGCGGGCCTGGGGGCCGGGACCGAGGCCGGTCCGGGCGGCAAGCCGGTCGACGCCGGCTTCCGCGAGCAGGTGCGCCGGAACCTGCTGATCCAGGAATTCAAGGATCACGTCCTGCTCAAGGAGATCCGGGTTGCTCCCGAGGAGGTGGACGCCTACTACCGCGAGCATCCGCAGGAATTCCGCGAGGCGCGCGCCGTGATCCTGCGCCAGATTCTCCTCGAGGACGAGGCGGAGGCGAAGCGGATTCTCTCGATCGTCAAGACCGATCCCGGCCAGTTCCAGGTGCTGGCCGAGCGCCACTCGGCCTCGCCCGATCGCGGCCAGCCCCGGCCCTACGAGGAGCAGGATCTCCCCGAGTCGATTCGGGCGATGGTTTTCGCGCTCTCCCCGGGCCAGATCAGCGACGTCGTCGAGGAGGGCGGGAAGTACCGAATCTTCCAGGCGGTCGACAAGCACGAGGGGAAGAACCTCGGCTTGGAGGAGGTCCGGAAGAAGATTGAAGGGACGCTCCTGCAGCGCAAGGCGGAGGAGGCTCTTGCGCGCGCCATGACGGAGCTGAAATCCACCGCCCGCATCCGGGTGCAGCGAAGAAACCTTCCGTTCAGCTACCGGGGAGATTACGGCGGATGAGACGGTGGCTCCGCGCCGCGGCCCTCGCGGGCTTCGTCCTGATCCCTCCCGGATCGATCGGCGCCGCGATTCTGGAGGAGATCGTCGCGAAGGTGAACAACTCGATCATCACCCGCACGGAATACGAGGAGCGCCTGGCCGTGTTCCGGCAGCAGATGAGCGAGAAGTACACCGGCGACGAGCTCGACCGGAAGATCGCCTCGGGGCAGGAGGCCCTCCTCCACAACATGATCATCGAGAACCTGCTCGTCCAGAGGGCGGACGTCCTTCTGGACATGGACAAGGTGCGGAAGAACCTCGTCGAGGACTTCAAGAAGAACCAGAAGATCGAGAGCGACGAGGAGCTGGAGCGCCTCCTCAAGGAGCAGAGCATGACGCGCCAGCAGCTCGTCGAGACGCTGGTCCGCCTGAACATCCCGCAGGAAATCATCAACTACGAGGTGCGCCGGAAGATCAGCATCTCGGACAAGGAGATTCAGCAATACTACGACTCCCACAAGGCGGAATTCACCCGGCCCGAGCGCATCTCGCTCCGGGAGATCGTGATCCTCTACGAGGACGCCACCCGTCAGGAGGCGAAGGCGCGCGCGGAGGGGGTGAGGCGGGAGCTGGACGCCGGGGCCGACTTCGAGGCGCTGGTCAAGCGGGAGTCCCAGGCCGCCTCCAAGGAGCGCGGCGGCCTCGTCGGTCCCTTCGCGCGCGGCGAGCTGCGCTCCGATCTCGAGAAGGAGGCCTTCCGGCTCCAGCCGGGGCAGATCGCCGGTCCGATCGAATCGGCCCGCGCCTACCAGATCGTGAAGCTCGAGAGCCGGGAGCCCGAGGAAGTCACTCCGCTCGACAAGGCGCGGGACGGGATCGCCGATCACTTGCGGGACG includes:
- a CDS encoding peptidyl-prolyl cis-trans isomerase; this translates as MRPEFPRVFPAAALAAGLILSGGCSSSPGAGGAAAPAVSINDQEIPYADFEAYLKANFGEDLPPRDEAETRSRLLDQFIEERLLLQLAEKRKIEIPDEKVTAYLAGLGAGTEAGPGGKPVDAGFREQVRRNLLIQEFKDHVLLKEIRVAPEEVDAYYREHPQEFREARAVILRQILLEDEAEAKRILSIVKTDPGQFQVLAERHSASPDRGQPRPYEEQDLPESIRAMVFALSPGQISDVVEEGGKYRIFQAVDKHEGKNLGLEEVRKKIEGTLLQRKAEEALARAMTELKSTARIRVQRRNLPFSYRGDYGG
- the mfd gene encoding transcription-repair coupling factor yields the protein MSGEIASLLTSVGLRDGMPRLAASILAQRPAALVGLAGSARGLHLLLLRRELKRSLLVVVAGDQETERWERDLKTWRILLGDENLRIDTLPSLDADPYQGLSPHLQVSCERVVALNHLLSPDPAVILMPARSLIYAVPSAGLFTHARMSVSQGMNLSPDRLCTLLIPAGYARVEHVSSPGEFARRGGVVDVFPPQVEVPCRLEFYGEEIESIRAFNPETQRSMDRLEALEILPVREVPLTPSSLGSLESRLRSFHSEAGADQREKLLEEIRQEEYFPGIEAFTRLIDSEAVPAPRFAPESLLVVEEPASVLEEVRKEWEEILSRYEFSEAFGLPPPGEVFVDKIQVEKMVETAPLILSELPLTERPEAMRISCLPARQYLDRLPALATDLAAAAAAGWRTLLPVGSHGRMERLGEILRDLGEPATLVEDPRAAVPAAASRLILPGSLDEGFALPEAGLLVVAEREVFGEIHEKESRRRRLGVFSPDFRDLKVGDLVVHADHGIARYAGVIRMEENGRAADFMELHFEGKDKLFVPADRLDLVQRYSGAGAHHPKLDRLGGVTWERTKRKVRRAMRDMAEELLQLYAARKAAPGHAFGPDSPWQRELETSFPFEETPDQRKAIEEVKADMESSLPMDRLVCGDVGFGKTEVALRAAFKAVMEGKQVALLVPTTVLATQHLNTFRERFAGFPVRVDMLSRFRTPIEQRAVANDLEAGKVDVVIGTHRLLSRDVRFKDLGLLVVDEEQRFGVAAKERIKQFKKNVDVLAMSATPIPRTLQLSLAGIRDLSVIETPPRNRLAIQTHIVPFRSGVIVTAIRGEMNRGGQVYFVHNRVESIASMAGLLRKVVPEARIAVAHGQMGERELERTMLDFLRGERDVLLTTTIIENGLDIPRVNTILVNRADRFGLAQLYQLRGRVGRSDRRAYAYFLVPPRTVLTPVARKRLKALQEFSDLGSGFRIAAMDLEIRGAGNLLGAEQHGHIAAVGFDTYCRLLERTVQELKGEEAPPELRTSLNLRIDVRLPEEYIPDFNQRLSLYKWISSAQDREELDRIRGEMRDRYGMIPAQGENLFSLAELRLLAEKLRIAGVDYSGDKVSVRFAPDSPVSPQRLIDAVSLSRGAVLTPEGVMRIPVGSREDQRVEGVRALLKALL
- a CDS encoding peptidyl-prolyl cis-trans isomerase encodes the protein MRRWLRAAALAGFVLIPPGSIGAAILEEIVAKVNNSIITRTEYEERLAVFRQQMSEKYTGDELDRKIASGQEALLHNMIIENLLVQRADVLLDMDKVRKNLVEDFKKNQKIESDEELERLLKEQSMTRQQLVETLVRLNIPQEIINYEVRRKISISDKEIQQYYDSHKAEFTRPERISLREIVILYEDATRQEAKARAEGVRRELDAGADFEALVKRESQAASKERGGLVGPFARGELRSDLEKEAFRLQPGQIAGPIESARAYQIVKLESREPEEVTPLDKARDGIADHLRDAKFQEKVDAYLKKQWSDNFIYVYPKFGTSEWLPVTAGNPPESDSKPEPK